Proteins co-encoded in one Streptomyces diastaticus subsp. diastaticus genomic window:
- the soxR gene encoding redox-sensitive transcriptional activator SoxR → MPQIPQKIHELTVGQLSARSGAAVSALHFYEAKGLISSRRTSGNQRRYHRDTLRRVAFVRAAQRVGIPLATIRDALAELPEERTPTHEDWARLSHVWRAELDERINQLHRLRDHLTDCIGCGCLSLETCVLSNPDDTVGASLTGSRLMGARRRE, encoded by the coding sequence GTGCCGCAGATTCCGCAGAAGATCCACGAGCTCACCGTCGGCCAGCTCTCCGCCCGTAGCGGGGCCGCCGTCTCCGCGCTGCACTTCTACGAGGCCAAGGGGCTCATCTCCAGCCGCCGCACCTCGGGCAACCAGCGCCGCTACCACCGCGACACCCTGCGCCGGGTGGCCTTCGTCCGCGCCGCCCAGCGTGTCGGCATCCCGCTGGCCACCATCCGCGACGCCCTCGCCGAACTCCCCGAGGAGCGCACCCCGACCCACGAGGACTGGGCCCGCCTCTCGCACGTCTGGCGCGCCGAACTCGACGAGCGCATCAACCAGTTGCACCGCCTGCGCGACCACCTCACCGACTGCATCGGCTGCGGCTGCCTCTCCCTGGAGACCTGCGTCCTGTCCAACCCGGACGACACGGTGGGCGCGTCGCTGACGGGGTCGCGGCTGATGGGGGCGCGGCGCAGGGAGTAG
- a CDS encoding MaoC family dehydratase has protein sequence MAEPRIFASVDELRAAVGERLGRTDWLEITQQRIDQFAEATGDHQWIHVDPEKAKEGPFGTTIAHGYLTLSLLPVFGPQLIAVEGVRMGVNYGVNKVRFPAPVPVGSLLRATAQVTDVAEVAGGVQVTTVFTVEREGGDKPVCVAEAVVRYHL, from the coding sequence ATGGCAGAACCGAGGATCTTCGCATCGGTCGACGAACTGCGCGCGGCCGTCGGTGAGCGGCTGGGCCGCACCGACTGGCTGGAGATCACACAGCAGCGGATCGACCAGTTCGCCGAGGCGACCGGCGACCACCAGTGGATCCACGTCGATCCCGAGAAGGCGAAGGAGGGCCCGTTCGGCACCACCATCGCGCACGGGTACCTGACGTTGTCACTGCTGCCCGTCTTCGGCCCGCAGCTGATCGCCGTGGAAGGCGTGCGGATGGGGGTCAACTACGGCGTCAACAAGGTCCGCTTCCCCGCGCCGGTCCCGGTCGGCTCACTGCTGCGCGCCACCGCGCAGGTCACCGACGTCGCCGAGGTCGCCGGCGGGGTCCAGGTCACCACCGTCTTCACGGTGGAGCGCGAGGGCGGCGACAAGCCGGTCTGCGTCGCCGAGGCGGTCGTCCGCTACCACCTCTGA